A window of the Coprobacter fastidiosus genome harbors these coding sequences:
- a CDS encoding LL-diaminopimelate aminotransferase, which yields MALVNEHFLKLPDSYLFSDIAKKINTFKVTHPKDKVISLGIGDVTRPLPKAVIEAMHKAVDEMAVRDTFRGYGPEQGYSFLIDAVIKNDFVPKGIHFEPGEIFINDGAKSDTGNIGDILRHDNSIGVTDPIYPVYIDSNVMCGRAGTLENGKWSNVTYIPCRSENGFIPEIPENRIDILYLCYPNNPTGTALSKQELKKWVNYALSNDTLILFDAAYEAYIQDSDVPHSIYEIKGAKKCAIEFRSFSKTAGFTGVRCGYTVVPKEVSAATLTGERIPLNRLWNRRQCTKFNGTSYITQRAAEAVYSAEGQMQVKEIIQYYMTNARIMKTGLSETGLEVYGGENAPYLWVKAPDGLSSWKFFERMLYEANVVCTPGVGFGPSGEGYARLTAFGDRDDCMEAMFRLKKWLR from the coding sequence ATGGCGCTCGTAAATGAACATTTTCTGAAACTTCCGGATAGTTATTTATTTTCGGATATAGCTAAGAAAATAAATACTTTTAAGGTAACCCACCCGAAAGATAAGGTGATCTCTTTGGGGATAGGGGACGTTACACGACCTTTGCCGAAAGCTGTAATCGAAGCTATGCATAAAGCAGTAGATGAAATGGCGGTTAGGGATACATTCAGAGGATATGGTCCTGAACAGGGATACAGTTTCCTGATTGATGCAGTCATAAAAAATGACTTTGTTCCTAAAGGAATCCATTTTGAACCAGGGGAGATATTTATTAATGACGGAGCAAAAAGCGATACTGGAAACATTGGAGATATTTTGCGGCATGATAATAGTATCGGAGTAACTGATCCTATATATCCGGTATATATAGATTCTAATGTGATGTGTGGGAGGGCCGGAACGTTAGAAAATGGAAAATGGAGTAATGTGACTTATATCCCTTGTCGGAGCGAGAACGGTTTTATTCCCGAAATACCGGAGAATCGTATCGATATTCTTTATCTCTGTTATCCGAATAACCCTACTGGTACGGCACTTTCGAAACAAGAATTGAAAAAATGGGTGAATTATGCTTTGTCTAATGATACGTTGATTCTTTTTGATGCTGCTTATGAGGCTTATATACAGGATTCGGATGTTCCGCATTCTATATATGAAATTAAAGGTGCGAAAAAATGTGCTATCGAATTCCGTAGTTTTTCTAAGACAGCAGGATTTACAGGTGTCCGTTGCGGGTATACGGTCGTACCGAAAGAGGTAAGTGCCGCTACTCTTACTGGAGAACGGATTCCTTTGAATCGATTATGGAATCGAAGACAATGTACAAAATTTAATGGAACGTCCTATATTACCCAACGGGCAGCTGAAGCTGTCTATTCTGCCGAAGGACAGATGCAGGTAAAAGAGATTATTCAGTATTATATGACGAATGCTCGTATTATGAAAACCGGACTTTCCGAAACGGGTTTGGAAGTATATGGCGGGGAGAATGCTCCGTATTTATGGGTAAAAGCACCGGACGGTCTTTCTTCATGGAAATTTTTTGAGAGAATGTTGTATGAAGCGAACGTTGTCTGTACTCCGGGAGTAGGTTTCGGCCCATCTGGAGAAGGATATGCCCGTTTAACGGCATTCGGTGATCGGGATGACTGCATGGAGGCTATGTTCCGGCTAAAAAAATGGTTGCGTTGA
- a CDS encoding glutamine synthetase III has translation MSTLRFRVVETAFTKKAVDVAVPDERPSEYFGKYVFNRAKMFKYLPEKTYRKLVDAIDNGTPLDREIADSVAEGMKKWAIEMGATHYTHWFHPLTEGTAEKHDAFVEHDGKGGVVEEFSGKLLIQQEPDASSFPNGGIRNTFEARGYSAWDPSSPAFIVDDTLCIPTIFIAYTGESLDYKAPLLKALDSVNKAAVDVCHYFDHNVKKVFAYLGWEQEYFLVDEGLYAARPDLLLTGRTLMGHESSKNQQLEDHYFGAIPTRVAAFMKDLEIESLKLGIPVKTRHNEVAPNQFELAPIFEECNLANDHNLLIMALMRKISRRHGFRVLLHEKPFKGVNGSGKHNNWSLGTDTGVLLMAPGKTAEDNLRFVTFIVNVLMAVYRHNGLLKASISSATNAHRLGANEAPPAIISSFLGTQLTQVLDHLEESSNDELIALSGKHGMKLDIPQIPELLIDNTDRNRTSPFAFTGNRFEFRAVGSEANCASAMIALNTAVAEQLIEFKSEVDALIAKGEPKVSAILDVVRKYIKESKPIHFDGNGYSEEWKAEALKRGLDCETSVPVIFDNYLKEESVKMFESTGVMTRKELEARNEVKWETYTKKIQIEARVLGDLAMNHIIPISTKYQSELIDNVYKIRSLFSEDKAVLLCGKDLDIIEEIGHRELAIKEKVEEMIEARKKANKIADEREKAIAYHDTVAPKFDEIRYHIDKLELIVDDQMWTLPKYRELLFIR, from the coding sequence ATGTCAACATTGAGATTTAGAGTTGTAGAAACCGCTTTTACTAAAAAAGCGGTGGATGTCGCAGTTCCGGATGAGAGACCTTCGGAATATTTCGGTAAATATGTGTTTAACCGGGCGAAGATGTTTAAATATCTTCCGGAAAAGACATATCGGAAATTGGTCGATGCAATCGACAATGGTACTCCCCTTGATCGTGAAATTGCCGATTCTGTGGCAGAAGGAATGAAAAAATGGGCTATCGAGATGGGGGCTACTCATTATACTCATTGGTTTCATCCTTTAACCGAAGGTACTGCGGAGAAGCATGATGCTTTTGTGGAGCATGACGGTAAGGGCGGTGTTGTAGAAGAATTTTCCGGAAAATTATTGATTCAGCAAGAACCGGATGCTTCGAGTTTCCCGAATGGAGGTATTCGTAATACGTTTGAGGCTCGCGGATATTCGGCTTGGGATCCTTCATCGCCTGCTTTTATTGTAGATGATACACTTTGTATTCCTACTATTTTTATAGCTTATACCGGAGAATCGTTGGACTATAAAGCTCCTTTGTTGAAAGCCTTGGATAGTGTCAATAAAGCGGCCGTAGATGTATGTCATTACTTCGACCATAATGTAAAAAAGGTCTTTGCATATTTGGGTTGGGAACAGGAATATTTTTTGGTTGATGAAGGCTTGTATGCCGCTCGTCCAGATTTATTGCTTACAGGACGTACGCTTATGGGGCATGAAAGTTCGAAAAACCAACAGTTGGAAGATCATTATTTCGGGGCTATTCCTACACGTGTAGCAGCTTTTATGAAAGATCTCGAGATAGAGAGTCTGAAGTTGGGTATTCCGGTGAAAACTCGACATAACGAGGTCGCTCCCAATCAATTTGAATTAGCTCCTATATTTGAAGAGTGTAATCTTGCAAATGACCATAATTTATTGATTATGGCTTTGATGCGGAAAATTTCTCGTCGGCACGGATTTCGAGTTTTGCTTCATGAGAAACCATTTAAAGGTGTAAACGGATCGGGCAAGCATAATAACTGGTCTTTAGGAACTGATACCGGGGTTTTATTGATGGCTCCCGGAAAAACGGCAGAGGACAATTTGCGTTTTGTGACGTTTATTGTAAATGTTTTGATGGCGGTTTATCGTCATAACGGATTGTTAAAAGCCAGTATCTCTTCTGCTACCAATGCCCATCGTTTGGGTGCGAATGAAGCTCCTCCTGCTATTATTTCGAGTTTTTTGGGGACGCAATTGACTCAAGTACTCGATCATCTTGAAGAGAGTTCTAATGATGAATTGATTGCGTTGAGCGGGAAACACGGGATGAAGTTGGACATTCCTCAAATTCCGGAATTGTTGATTGATAATACCGACCGTAATCGGACTTCGCCTTTTGCTTTTACAGGAAATCGTTTTGAGTTCCGTGCTGTAGGCTCTGAGGCGAATTGTGCTTCAGCTATGATTGCTTTGAATACGGCTGTTGCAGAGCAATTGATAGAGTTCAAATCTGAAGTAGATGCCTTGATAGCGAAAGGTGAACCGAAAGTCTCTGCTATTTTAGATGTCGTGCGTAAATATATAAAAGAGAGTAAACCGATTCATTTTGACGGTAACGGTTATAGTGAGGAATGGAAAGCCGAGGCTCTGAAAAGAGGTCTGGATTGTGAGACCAGCGTTCCGGTTATTTTCGATAATTATCTAAAGGAGGAATCCGTTAAAATGTTCGAATCTACCGGAGTAATGACCCGTAAAGAATTGGAAGCCCGTAATGAAGTGAAATGGGAAACTTATACTAAAAAGATACAGATCGAGGCGCGTGTGTTGGGAGATCTCGCCATGAATCATATTATTCCTATTTCGACGAAATATCAATCTGAACTTATCGATAATGTTTACAAAATAAGAAGTCTTTTTTCTGAAGATAAAGCCGTTTTATTGTGTGGTAAGGATTTGGATATTATCGAGGAAATCGGACATCGGGAATTAGCGATAAAAGAGAAAGTCGAAGAGATGATCGAAGCACGTAAAAAGGCTAATAAAATTGCCGATGAAAGAGAAAAGGCGATAGCATACCATGATACGGTAGCACCCAAGTTTGATGAAATCCGTTATCATATCGATAAACTTGAACTGATCGTGGATGACCAAATGTGGACTTTGCCGAAATATCGGGAGTTGCTTTTTATTCGTTAG
- the yidC gene encoding membrane protein insertase YidC translates to MDKNTIIGFVLIAAVLFGYSWFTKPTPEQLQELQRRNDSIAQVEQKKLEEIQQSQMVAGNADSTITVLNEDSLRQVQMKEAFGIFSDFTTGENEKINLKNDLVSLSFSSKGGALTEATLNKYKTHDSLPLTLFDEKDNEYGFIFKTGGRIVNTTDLFFKPIAGKDGKSVTMRLDFGNGKFFDLVYTLPENSYMVKMDIRQKGMETILPGNTASLDLFWNQNLRSQEKGRMFEERNSALYYKFVGSDVDHLSESKDEQETISLGLKWIGYKNQFFSSALIPDGKFNGALIRSGMNNDPAYLKNFHTETTVDYNPADNNGPGFRFYLGPNLYPLLHSYDKGVDDDKALDLDKLVPLGFKFFRWINTWIIIPIFTFLGKYIANYGIIILLMTIIIKIFLAPLTFKSYMSSARMRVLRPQIEEINAKYPGQDKAIDRQRATMDLYSKAGINPMSGCLPMLLQMPILLAMFAFFPSSIELRQQSFLWAQDLSSYDAIFSWDAYIPLITPYFGNHISLFCLLMTITNILYTKINMDNTGGSQQMPGMKVMMYLMPLMFLFIFNNYASGLSYYYFVSTLITIIQTYIFRKCINEEKVLAQLKENQKKPRKKSGFMARLEEAQRQQQAALRQQQKNKRR, encoded by the coding sequence ATGGATAAAAATACGATTATTGGTTTTGTTCTTATCGCTGCCGTTCTTTTCGGCTATTCGTGGTTTACAAAACCTACACCCGAACAATTGCAAGAACTTCAACGCAGAAACGACTCCATTGCTCAGGTTGAACAGAAAAAACTGGAAGAGATACAACAAAGCCAAATGGTAGCCGGTAATGCAGATTCGACTATCACCGTTCTAAACGAGGATTCTCTTCGTCAAGTACAAATGAAAGAAGCGTTCGGAATCTTTTCGGACTTTACGACAGGAGAAAATGAAAAAATAAATCTGAAAAATGATCTTGTATCTCTCTCATTCTCAAGTAAAGGAGGAGCTTTGACCGAAGCTACTTTAAATAAATACAAGACTCATGACTCGCTGCCTCTTACTCTTTTCGACGAAAAGGATAACGAATACGGATTTATTTTCAAGACCGGAGGGCGTATTGTAAACACGACCGATCTTTTCTTTAAACCTATTGCAGGAAAAGACGGAAAATCTGTAACGATGCGGCTCGATTTCGGTAATGGCAAATTCTTTGATCTTGTCTATACTTTACCAGAAAACAGCTATATGGTCAAAATGGATATCCGCCAAAAAGGAATGGAAACTATTCTTCCCGGTAATACGGCAAGTCTGGATTTATTCTGGAATCAGAACCTGCGCAGCCAGGAAAAAGGGCGCATGTTCGAAGAAAGAAATAGTGCATTATATTATAAATTCGTAGGTTCGGACGTCGACCATTTGAGTGAATCTAAAGATGAACAGGAGACCATTTCGTTAGGACTTAAATGGATCGGATATAAGAATCAGTTTTTCTCATCAGCTTTGATACCTGACGGAAAATTCAATGGTGCTCTCATTCGTTCAGGGATGAATAATGATCCGGCATATTTGAAAAACTTCCATACAGAAACGACAGTGGATTATAATCCGGCGGATAATAACGGACCGGGATTTCGTTTTTATTTAGGACCGAACCTTTATCCTCTATTACACAGCTATGACAAAGGCGTCGATGATGACAAAGCCCTCGATCTGGATAAACTTGTACCGCTGGGATTTAAATTTTTCCGATGGATCAACACATGGATAATCATACCCATATTTACTTTCTTAGGAAAATATATTGCAAATTACGGAATCATCATTCTATTGATGACAATCATCATCAAAATATTCTTAGCTCCGCTTACATTTAAATCCTACATGTCCAGCGCCCGTATGCGGGTATTGCGTCCTCAGATCGAAGAAATAAACGCCAAATATCCGGGACAAGACAAAGCTATAGATCGTCAAAGAGCGACAATGGACTTGTACAGCAAAGCAGGAATCAATCCGATGAGCGGATGTTTGCCTATGTTATTGCAGATGCCGATTCTATTAGCGATGTTTGCATTCTTCCCTTCATCTATCGAATTAAGACAACAATCATTCCTTTGGGCTCAAGATTTATCATCTTATGATGCCATATTCAGTTGGGATGCCTATATACCCTTGATTACTCCGTATTTCGGAAATCATATCAGTTTGTTCTGTCTGTTAATGACTATTACGAATATTTTATATACAAAGATCAATATGGACAATACCGGCGGAAGCCAGCAAATGCCGGGTATGAAAGTCATGATGTATCTCATGCCCTTAATGTTCTTGTTCATTTTCAATAACTACGCTTCAGGGTTGAGTTACTATTATTTTGTTTCTACATTGATCACAATTATCCAGACCTACATATTCCGTAAATGTATCAATGAAGAAAAAGTTCTTGCGCAACTTAAAGAAAATCAGAAAAAACCTCGCAAGAAATCAGGATTTATGGCTCGTCTGGAAGAGGCTCAACGACAACAACAAGCAGCTTTGAGACAACAACAAAAAAATAAACGGAGATAA
- a CDS encoding CTP synthase — protein sequence MVVDTKYIFVTGGVVSSLGKGIISASLAKLLQARGYNVTIQKFDPYINIDPGTLNPYEHGECYVTVDGHEADLDLGHYERFTNIRTTRANNITTGRIYQNVINKERRGDYLGKTVQIIPHITDEIKRNVKLLGTKNEFDFVITEIGGTVGDIESLPFLESVRQLKWELGKSCLCIHLTYVPFIAAAKEVKTKPTQHSVKQLQEVGIQPDILVLRTEHELSNEIRRKVALFCNVAPEAVIQSIDVPSIYEVPLKMQQQKLDEIVLTKTGMPVGSTPELKPWKEFLARVKNAKESVRIGLVGKYVELQDAYKSIDEALFQAATYNDRKLDLQLIHSEKLNESNVEELLGSMDGLLIAPGFGQRGIEGKFTAIKYAREHDVPTFGICLGMQCMVIEFARNVLGYADANSTEMEVSTKHNVIDLMESQKSVSNMGGTMRLGEYDCVLDPDSKTAKAYQSTHIKERHRHRFEFNSDYRAEFEAAGMKCVGENPETHLVEVVEIPSLSWFIGVQYHPEYNSTVLRPNPLFIDFIKAVIKNKK from the coding sequence ATAGTAGTGGATACAAAGTATATTTTCGTTACAGGCGGAGTTGTTTCTTCTTTAGGGAAAGGCATTATCTCAGCATCTCTCGCCAAATTGCTTCAAGCCAGAGGCTATAATGTTACCATTCAAAAGTTCGACCCGTATATAAACATTGATCCGGGGACATTAAATCCTTATGAACATGGGGAATGTTACGTTACAGTAGATGGACATGAAGCCGATCTCGATTTAGGCCACTACGAACGGTTTACCAATATTCGTACAACACGTGCGAACAATATCACCACAGGACGTATTTACCAAAATGTAATTAATAAAGAAAGACGCGGTGATTATTTAGGTAAAACGGTACAAATCATACCGCATATTACCGATGAGATAAAGAGAAACGTAAAATTACTGGGAACTAAGAACGAATTCGATTTCGTTATCACCGAAATCGGCGGTACTGTCGGAGATATAGAATCTCTTCCTTTTCTTGAAAGTGTCCGCCAACTAAAATGGGAACTCGGTAAAAGCTGTCTTTGCATCCATTTGACTTACGTTCCTTTTATTGCTGCGGCAAAAGAGGTAAAGACAAAACCAACTCAACATTCTGTAAAGCAGTTACAGGAAGTAGGGATACAACCGGATATTCTGGTTTTACGAACAGAACACGAACTAAGCAATGAGATTCGTCGTAAAGTAGCATTATTCTGTAATGTAGCACCGGAAGCTGTCATACAGTCTATCGACGTACCTTCTATTTATGAAGTTCCATTAAAAATGCAACAACAAAAACTGGATGAAATAGTACTGACCAAGACCGGCATGCCTGTCGGATCGACCCCCGAGCTGAAACCGTGGAAAGAATTTCTTGCCCGCGTGAAGAATGCTAAAGAAAGCGTTCGCATCGGATTGGTCGGGAAATATGTTGAATTGCAAGACGCATACAAATCGATCGACGAAGCTTTATTTCAAGCAGCAACATACAACGACCGTAAATTGGATCTGCAACTTATTCATTCGGAAAAATTAAACGAGTCCAACGTTGAAGAATTGCTCGGTTCTATGGACGGGCTTCTCATCGCTCCGGGATTCGGACAAAGAGGTATCGAAGGTAAATTCACCGCTATAAAATATGCCCGCGAACATGATGTACCGACATTCGGTATTTGTTTAGGCATGCAATGTATGGTAATCGAATTTGCCAGAAACGTACTGGGCTATGCCGATGCCAACTCGACAGAGATGGAAGTAAGTACCAAACATAACGTAATCGATTTGATGGAAAGCCAAAAAAGCGTTTCTAATATGGGCGGGACCATGCGTTTAGGCGAATATGATTGCGTACTTGATCCGGATTCGAAAACTGCCAAAGCCTATCAATCGACTCATATTAAAGAACGTCACCGTCACCGTTTCGAGTTTAACAGTGATTATCGTGCTGAATTTGAAGCGGCAGGGATGAAATGTGTTGGAGAAAACCCGGAAACACACCTTGTAGAGGTTGTAGAAATACCTTCTCTTTCATGGTTTATAGGAGTACAATACCATCCTGAATATAACAGTACGGTATTACGTCCTAATCCTCTCTTCATAGATTTTATTAAAGCTGTCATTAAAAACAAGAAATAA
- a CDS encoding DUF3078 domain-containing protein, protein MFLKFCRSTVLSLMCLVYFIAASAANDSVFQVSAFSQRHLPDSVTVEQSDSLQGKQSMLLQLISTDSISLTPEVQEALDMVLFPDSIVQDDEMSLLDSPYFLPIIFDRYKNPDSLNVFIPFKKTYSSFKPFSYTFKEPEWLMRVKGLQTMRERGRFWVIINHPECVKYNTDNLPEVPKVKVMETSPRKNLLKLEDMTVSVSQSSINAGERKLKHWISGLQSSIQFSQVHISENWYQGGESNLNIVSNQVYTLKFDDYDRMIFENTVQWKVNVNSAPEDTIRKIRISEDLFQINSKFGFKAFKSWYYTATLFFKTQLFDNYKANTTEKLAEFLSPGEFNAGLGMSYNYKQEKWKFESSVVLSPFSYNLKFVANDRDINPANSGINAGNTLNQFGSSFEVTVKWEFYRNMKWSSRLFYFTNYEQIQSDFENSFDFILNRFFSTRLFLHLRYDDAREKKDRKTHFQFKELLSFGFNYSF, encoded by the coding sequence ATGTTTTTAAAATTTTGCCGGAGTACGGTTCTTTCATTAATGTGCCTTGTTTATTTTATAGCTGCTTCTGCTGCTAACGATTCGGTTTTTCAGGTTAGCGCATTTTCTCAACGACATTTGCCGGATTCGGTTACTGTTGAACAGTCCGATTCATTACAGGGCAAACAGAGTATGTTGTTGCAGTTGATATCTACGGACTCTATTTCTTTGACTCCGGAGGTACAGGAGGCTTTGGATATGGTATTGTTCCCGGATAGTATAGTTCAGGATGACGAAATGTCATTGTTGGATTCTCCTTATTTTTTGCCGATTATTTTTGACCGGTATAAAAATCCGGATTCGCTAAATGTATTTATTCCGTTCAAAAAAACATATTCATCGTTCAAACCTTTTTCCTATACTTTTAAAGAACCCGAATGGTTGATGCGGGTTAAAGGGTTGCAAACCATGAGGGAGAGAGGTCGCTTCTGGGTGATTATAAATCATCCGGAATGTGTAAAATATAATACGGATAATTTGCCGGAAGTTCCTAAAGTTAAAGTAATGGAAACTTCTCCGAGAAAAAATCTGTTGAAATTGGAGGATATGACGGTTTCGGTATCTCAGTCATCTATAAATGCCGGAGAAAGAAAATTGAAACATTGGATTTCAGGACTCCAAAGCTCTATTCAGTTTTCTCAAGTACATATTTCAGAAAATTGGTATCAAGGTGGAGAAAGTAATTTAAATATTGTCAGCAATCAGGTATATACGTTGAAGTTCGATGATTATGACCGGATGATTTTTGAAAATACGGTTCAGTGGAAAGTAAACGTTAATAGTGCTCCGGAAGATACTATACGAAAAATAAGAATAAGCGAAGATCTCTTCCAGATTAATTCAAAGTTCGGTTTTAAAGCCTTTAAAAGTTGGTATTATACTGCTACACTATTTTTTAAAACACAGTTGTTTGATAATTATAAGGCCAATACAACCGAAAAATTAGCGGAATTCCTTTCTCCTGGAGAGTTTAATGCCGGTCTCGGTATGTCATACAATTATAAACAAGAGAAGTGGAAGTTTGAGTCATCGGTAGTATTATCTCCGTTTTCTTATAATTTGAAATTTGTAGCGAACGATCGAGATATAAATCCGGCCAATTCCGGTATTAATGCGGGTAATACGCTCAATCAGTTCGGTTCTTCTTTCGAGGTAACCGTTAAATGGGAATTTTACAGAAATATGAAATGGAGCTCAAGACTATTCTATTTTACTAATTATGAGCAAATTCAATCTGATTTTGAAAATAGTTTTGATTTCATTCTGAATCGTTTTTTCTCAACTCGTCTTTTCCTTCACTTAAGGTATGATGATGCCCGGGAGAAAAAAGACCGTAAGACTCATTTCCAATTTAAAGAATTGCTGAGTTTCGGCTTCAATTATAGCTTTTAA
- a CDS encoding trypsin-like peptidase domain-containing protein has protein sequence MKKYISLFVLLMSLILSVSAKSDKKDEPVKKWYKQSYCVEGYTEEEARLLHNSREIDPIEGIWQNYNGERWSIERFTDQNIPEQFKYRIVKVKTFKYLTPGMVDGFLELTADKGTFNLVVCHRYGKVRYINHIATLLYRNRLDIEGWLWNFRLMKVYPTSESKSAEDSYTGTGSGFALSSDGYIATCNHVTEDAKHIQVTGINGDFTRFYNAQVILSDPMTDLSVIKINDPEFKTLGEVNYDLRTDVPVEGEPCYAIGYPRADLLGDNVKVTNGIISAVNAGKAGPVFCQISVPVTYGNSGGPLIDGNGNVLGIISAGYGDKAGYMANLAVKASYLKLLLESDPVLRKLTFKPILVKRSLTEIVRQVKDNVYLIKVSNSEPESSKNNIVTDKSINSIPRPELQDNGNRVSVLNEVKEKHRSGNYEDAVNILSEELQKDSLWADAYYFRALCYSALGRQNEAILDYDSVLKYHKGKSTNYSLSEIYQNKSICQAFVGAYNGALETIDKAIIADESDAKSYEVRGCIYYYLRDYGKCIDDLTRTIEKGNRITTAYYFRALAKFALKDFAGARLDMEQAASMGDEDAAQWLERYR, from the coding sequence ATGAAAAAATATATCTCTTTATTTGTTTTGCTGATGTCACTAATTTTATCTGTATCTGCAAAGTCGGATAAAAAAGATGAACCTGTTAAAAAGTGGTATAAGCAGAGTTATTGTGTCGAAGGTTATACAGAGGAAGAAGCCCGGCTTTTACATAATTCCAGAGAAATAGACCCGATAGAGGGAATTTGGCAAAATTATAATGGAGAACGATGGTCTATAGAACGTTTTACGGATCAGAATATACCGGAACAGTTTAAGTATCGAATAGTCAAGGTTAAAACTTTTAAGTATTTGACGCCGGGAATGGTTGACGGATTTTTAGAATTGACGGCGGATAAAGGAACTTTTAATCTTGTGGTGTGCCACAGATACGGTAAAGTCAGATATATAAATCATATAGCGACGTTGCTATATCGTAATCGTCTCGATATAGAAGGCTGGTTATGGAATTTCAGACTTATGAAAGTTTATCCTACTTCTGAGTCGAAATCGGCAGAGGATTCTTATACCGGGACGGGAAGCGGTTTTGCTCTTTCTTCTGACGGGTATATCGCTACTTGCAATCATGTAACAGAAGATGCAAAGCATATTCAGGTGACAGGAATCAACGGTGATTTTACTCGTTTTTATAATGCTCAAGTCATTCTTTCCGATCCCATGACAGATCTTTCTGTTATAAAAATCAATGATCCTGAGTTTAAGACTTTGGGGGAGGTAAATTATGATTTACGGACAGATGTCCCTGTCGAAGGAGAACCTTGTTATGCAATAGGATATCCACGTGCCGATCTTTTGGGGGATAATGTGAAGGTGACGAATGGGATCATCAGTGCTGTGAATGCAGGAAAAGCCGGACCTGTCTTTTGCCAGATATCCGTTCCGGTGACCTACGGAAACAGCGGAGGACCTCTGATCGATGGTAATGGAAATGTTTTGGGTATAATTTCTGCCGGTTATGGAGATAAAGCCGGGTATATGGCAAATCTTGCCGTGAAGGCATCTTATCTTAAATTGTTGTTGGAGAGTGATCCTGTTTTAAGAAAGTTGACTTTTAAACCTATACTTGTAAAAAGGTCGTTGACCGAGATTGTCAGGCAGGTGAAAGATAATGTATATTTAATAAAAGTCAGCAATAGTGAGCCTGAAAGTTCTAAAAATAATATAGTTACCGATAAATCGATAAATTCGATACCTCGTCCGGAATTACAGGATAATGGCAATCGTGTTTCTGTCCTGAATGAAGTGAAAGAGAAACACCGTTCAGGAAATTATGAAGACGCGGTGAATATCCTTTCCGAAGAATTGCAAAAAGACTCTCTTTGGGCTGATGCTTATTATTTCAGAGCTTTATGTTATTCTGCACTGGGACGGCAAAATGAGGCGATTCTTGATTATGATTCTGTTTTGAAATATCATAAAGGAAAAAGTACAAACTATTCTTTGTCGGAAATATACCAGAATAAATCTATTTGTCAGGCATTTGTCGGAGCGTACAATGGTGCGTTGGAAACCATAGATAAAGCAATTATAGCAGATGAGTCTGATGCAAAAAGTTATGAAGTTCGGGGCTGTATTTATTATTATTTGAGAGATTATGGGAAATGTATCGATGATCTTACTCGTACAATTGAAAAAGGAAACAGAATAACGACTGCTTATTATTTCAGGGCCTTGGCTAAGTTTGCTTTAAAAGACTTTGCCGGAGCTCGGTTGGATATGGAGCAGGCAGCTTCAATGGGTGATGAGGATGCCGCACAGTGGTTAGAAAGATACCGGTAA